In Bradyrhizobium sp. WBOS07, the genomic window CCGCGTTCCGCTTCGCGCATGGTTGCGCCGGCGGCTGGGATGTGTTCGGTCCCCGCCGCAAGGTCACGAAGGCGCTGGGATCGGTGGTCGTGGAGCTCGACGGCGAGCCGTCGCTGGACCTCTACGCCCGCTATCTCGGCGAGGAGGAGGCCGAGGCGATGCCGGGTTCGGGTCTGGCATTCCCCTTGCGCATTCACGACGAGGCCGAGCCGAACCGGCAAATCGTGCGCTCGGTGTTCGCGGTGGACCGCGATGCCCGCACCCTGACTTTCGCCGCCGACATACCGGAAGGATGCACCGCGCAATTGATGCGCGCCAATTTCGACAGTCTCGCCGCCGGTGCGGGCGAGGCGGGCAGGCAGGCGCGCAGCGCATTGTCGGACGGGGTCGACGGCGACAAGCTCGCCATTCTGGTGAGCTGCACCGGCCGCCGCAGGGTGATGGGGCAGCGCACGCAGGACGAGCTGGATGCCGTTGCCGCCGAGCTCGGCGAGGACGTCGTCCGGATCGGATTCTACTCCTACGGTGAGTTCGCCCCGCCGGCCGCGTCCGGACGCTGCGAACTGCATAACCAGACCATGACGGTCACCGTCATCGGGGAGGCGGCAGCTTGACCACGCATCGGTTGCTCGCAAGACAGATCCGCCAGGCGACGGACGAATCCGGACAGGTCGATCTGACCAGGCTCGGTGAACTCGTCAGCGCGGCCTATGAGGAAAGCGACCGCGATCGCCGCCGCACCGACCGGGCGATCAAGCTGATGATCGAGGAACTCGAGCAGACGCATAAACGCGCCGAACAGGATCTGCTGCGGGCGCGCGAATTCCTCGACAGCATCATCGAGAACATCCCGATCGCGGTATTCGCCAAGGATGCGAAGGACTCCCGCTACATTCTGCTCAACCGCGCCGGCGAAGAATATTACGGAATGCCGCGCGAGGAGATGCTGGGCAAGACTCCGGCCGAGATCTTTCCGGAGAATGTCGCCCGCGTCGTCAACGAGCAGGATCGCCGCGTCGTCGATAGCGGCACACCGATGATCCTGGAGGGACATCTGCTCGATGTCGGCGTCAAAGGCCGCGATCGTCTCGTCAATTCGCGCAAGCTGCTGATCAGGGACGGTGGAGGCGCGCCGCAATATCTGGTCGGCGTGATCGAAGACGTCACCGAGAGGATCACGAACGAGGCGCGGATCAGCCATCTTGCGCACCATGACGCGTTGACCGACCTGCCGAACCGCAGCGCCTTCAACGCCGCGCTCGGCGAGCGGCTGGAGCTGGCCCAGGAGGCGGCGACCAGCTTTGCCGTGCTCAGCCTCGACCTCGACCGCTTCAAGGAGGTCAACGACGTGTTCGGCCATCCCGTCGGCGACATGCTGATGCGGGCGGCGGCGGACCGGCTCGCCGCGGAAGCCGACGGCGCCTTCGTCGCCCGTATCGGCGGCGACGAGTTCATGATCCTGATGCCCGACCACGTCAGCCGAGAGGACGTTCAGGCACTCGCCGAACGGCTGGTCGAGACGATCGGCAAGGAGCTCGAGGTCGACGATTATCTCCTCCCCGTCGGTCTCAGCGTCGGCATTGCGTTTTATCCGGACGACGGCGTCAATGCCGCCACGCTGCTCGCCAACGCCGATTCAGCCCTCCATCGTGCCAAGCGCGAGGGCAGGGGGCGGGTCCGCTTCTTCGAATCCGAGATGGATCAGGAGCTGCGCGACCGCAGGCTGTTGCAGCACGATCTGCGGCAGGCGCTTGAGCAGAACCAGTTCCTGGTCTACTTCCAGCCGCAGGCGCGGATCGATGGCGAGGTCATCGGCTTCGAGGCCCTGCTGCGCTGGAATCATCCGACGCGCGGCTTCGTGCCGCCGGACCGCTTCATTCCGCTTGCCGAGGAGAACGGGCTGATCGTCGAGATCGGCGAATGGGTCTTGCGCGAAGCGTGCCGCGAGGCGGCGTCCTGGCCGCGGCCGCTGCAGGTCGCGGTCAATCTGTCGCCAGTCCAGTTTCAGGCCGGCGATCTCGAGCGTTCGATTCACCAGATCCTGCTGGAGACGGGGCTGACGCCGACGCGGCTCGAAGTCGAGATCACCGAGGGGGTGCTGATCGGCGATTTCACCGGCGCGCTCCACCTGCTGCGGCGGCTGAAGGCGCTCGGCATCCGCATCGCGATGGACGATTTCGGCACCGGCTATTCCTCGCTGTCCTATCTCCAGTCGTTCCCGTTCGACAAGATCAAGATCGATCGCGGTTTCATCTCCGATCTGGACGCCTCGCCGCAATCGGCCGAGATCGTCCGCGCGGTCCTGAGCCTCGCGCACGCCCTGAACATGCCGGTCATTGCAGAGGGGGTGGAGACGGAAGCGCAGCGTGCCTTCCTGGCGCGCGAGGCCTGCGAGGAGATGCAGGGCTATCTGGTCGGCCGACCCGACCTGATCGAACGCTATCTCGTCCTGGTCGGAATGACCGTGGAGCGCCGGCACTATGCCTAGAGCGCGACGTCATCGCGCTTCAGATCGCTATCTAAGGATGATTTCCTCGGAAACCCGCCTCGCACTTTTCCGGATCATGCTCTGGGCCGTTAGGTCCGCGGTGCGGCTCCGGGCGTCAGCCGGCACGGTTTGGAACTTTGCCCCGGATATATATTTCCTCTCAGCGAGCCGAGGCCGGGGCGTGCGGTGCGCGCAGCAAATCTTTTGCACAACCGCCATCGGCCTGACGCAAATGAGGGCAATAAGCTCTGCAAATGCGAGGGAGGGTCTCATGGAGAACGTACGTCGCTACCGGGCGCTGGCGTCCCTCTGTCGTCAGCAGGCAGCCTACCGGCCGCTTCAGAACTGGCAACTCCTCGGCCAGGCCGAGCATTTCGAACATCTCGCCGAGGTCGAGCTCAAGGCGCATTTCGACGCCTGCAATGTGCAACGCGACGAGCACGCCCCAACGCCCCCGACGTGGGAGACCCCGGTCGCGGCGTGACGGCGGCCTGTCGTCTCAGTGCGACATCAGCGTCGGGACCGTCATGGCTTCCAGCATGGCGCGGGTGACGCCGCCCAGAACGCGCTCCTGCAGTCGGGAATGGCCGTAGCCGCCCATCACCAGGAGATCGAGCCCCTCGTCGGCCGCCAGCGACAGGATGGTCGGCTGGATGTCGGCGCGCGTCGCCGACAGGCCGACCGTGCGGGTCGACAGTCCACGGCGGCCGAGATGCCTTGCCAGGTTGCTCGCCGAAGCTTCGTCGGAGACCGCGTTCTGCTCGTTGATGGTGATGATCACGATCTCATCGGCGCGCGCCAGGAACGGTGCTGCGTCGTGCACGGCGCGGGCGGCGACGCGGCTGCCGTCCCAGCAGATGCCGATCCGCCCCGCCTTGAACGCTCCATGGAACGTGTAAGGCAGGAACAGCACCGGGCCGCCCGACTGGAACAGGATCTCGCTCGGCACGTCGTTGTCGAACGAGCCTTGCGCCGGATCGGGCTGTAGCACGACGCTGAGGTCGTGCAGCCGCGCCATCTCGCCGATCGCGCCGGCTGCGTCCGCCGGGATCGCGCCGAGCGGGCGGCAGGCGTAGGAGACGCCGGCGTTCCCCGCTTCGATCTCGAAGACTGAGAGCGCGGCCTCGGCCCGCTCCACGGCGCGCTCGCGTTCCAGCTCGAACACGGCCGCCACCGCGGCGCCGCCCTCCATCACGTAAGCCGCACTTGTCGCGACATAGCCGACCGCGACCGCGTCGAGATGGGCGTTGAACTGCGCCGCGAGCGAAACCGAGCCATCGATCGCGGCACGCATGGGGCGTTCGGTGGGAATGTGGACGAGAATGTCTTTGTACATGGGCGCCTCCGATGGACATCATCCGGTGGCCGCAGTCTTTCACTGCCCCGCGGACCCGCGTTGAGCTGCATCAAATGCGCGGGCTTGCCGCGGCCATCGCTCGTTCTTTGCCAAGATTTAATCGGATGGACGGGACGCCGTAAGGTGACGATGTCCATGTTGGACGCAAGGCGACACTCATCCAACATGGACATTCCGACATGAACGATCGCGCCAATTCCGACACCCCGACTTCCCGCAAGATTTTGAGGCCGCGCCGGCTTGCGCTGCTCGGCACCGTGGCCGCGCTCGGCGTGGCCGTGCTGGCGGCTTCACCCGGCGCCTCAAAGTTCGGCCCGATCTCCTTCGTCGCGCCGGCCCAGGCCGCCGAGACCGCCGCGACGCCGCCGGGCTTTGGCGACCTCGTCAGCAAGGTCAAGCCGGCCGTCATCTCGGTGCGGGTCAGGATCGACCAGGACAACGACAAGAGCGCCATGCTGCAACAGAACCGGATGGATTCCGACGGGGAGACGCCGTTCGACCAGTTCTCGCGGCAGTTCGGCTTCCGCTTCCCGGGCGAGCCGAACGGCATGCCGCGCCAGCGCCATCAGATGATCACCGGCGAAGGCTCCGGCTTCTTCATCTCCGCCGACGGCTATGCCGTGACCAACAACCACGTCGTCGACCACGCCGCCTCGGTGCAGGTGACGATGGATGACGGCACCAGCTACACCGCGAAGGTCGTCGGCACCGACCCGAAGACGGATCTCGCGCTGATCAAGGTCGACGGCAAAAGGGACTTTCCGTTCGTCACATTCTCCGACCAGAAGCCGCGCATCGGCGACTGGGTGGTCGCGGTCGGCAATCCCTTCGGTCTCGGCGGCACCGTGACCGCCGGCATCGTCTCGGCCAGCGGCCGCGACATCGGCAACGGTCCCTATGACGACTTCATCCAGATCGACGCGCCCATCAACAAGGGCAATTCCGGGGGCCCGGCCTTCGACATGAACGGCAACGTGATCGGCGTGAACACCGCGATCTTCTCGCCCTCCGGCGGCTCGGTCGGCATCGGCTTCGACATTCCGGCCTCGACCGCAAAGCTCGTCGTCGCGCAGCTCAAGGACAAGGGCGCGGTGACCCGCGGCTGGCTCGGCGTGCAGGTGCAGCCGGTGACCGCCGACATCGCCGACAGCCTCGGCCTGAAGGAGGCGCGCGGCGCCATCGTCGACAATCCGCAGGACGGCAGCCCGGCGGCGAAGGCCGGCATCGCCGCTGGTGACGTCATCACCGCCGTCAACGGCACCGCGATCAAGGACTCCCGCGATCTCGCCCGCACCATCGCCACCCTGGCCCCGGGCAGCTCGGTGAAGCTCGACGTCTTCCACAACGGCACGACCAAGACGTTGACGCTCGCCCTCGGCGAGTTGCCGAACGAGCGGCAGGCCAAGGCAAATGGCGGTGCCGACCAGGGTAGGGAGCAGCCGAGCGCCGGCACGCCGCGTCTCGGGCTTGGCCTTGCTCCCGCCGCCGAGGTCCAGGGCGCCGGTCAGAAGGGCGTTGTCGTCACCGAGGTCGATCCGCAAGGGCCGGCGGCGCAGCGCGGCATCCAGACCGGTGACGTCATCCTCAACGTCGGCGGCAAGGCCGTGGCCAATGTCGGCGACGTCCGCTCCGAGCTGGCGGAGGCCAAATCGTCCGGCAAGCGCAGCGTGCTGTTGCAGGTCAGAAGCGCCGAGGCGACGAGGTTCGTCGCGGTGCCGCTTGCCTGAGGCGAACAGCTATCGGCAGACATCAAGAAGGCGGCCCTCGGGCCGCCTTCTCCGTTCGCCGTCAGGACTTGCAACGCCAATCGATAACATTCTCGTTAACGGCAGGAATGGTGACGCGGTTCATACGAAAAAGCCGTGTTCGCCCATCACACTTCGAACTTGCCCGCCGCGGCAATGACGCCGCGAACGGGTTGCAAGCGTGGAACTTCGCACCTCCGGCCGCTTTGTGGAACTGCCGGTGTTCGGATTTGATCGGTGCCGACATGGATCGATTGAAGCTCTCGCTGAGGGGTGCGCTGCTTGCGGCGCCGTTCGTGGTCTGGGATGGAGCAGCGCTCGGTCGTGACGACGGCCGCTACGCGAACTCGCCGCTGAAGCCGTGGTTCGACAGCCTGCGCAGCCACCTCGGTCCATGCTGCTCGGACGCCGACGGATTTGCCGTCGCTGATCCCGATTGGGAATCGCACAACGGGCGTTATCGCGTGCGTCTCGACGGCGAGTGGATCGACGTGCCGGATGAAGCCGTCATCACCGAGCCGAACCGCGCCGGCCGCACCATGGTATGGCCGGTGAAGACCGCGTTCGGGGTCTCGATCCGCTGCTTCATGCCGGGCAGCATGATCTGAGACGGGACAGCGTCAACGCTTGCTGGATTTGCGCTTCGACGATTTCTTCGATGATTTCTTGGACGTTTTCTTGGCTGTCTTCTTGGTCGTCCGCTTCTTGGACGACGTCTTCTTGGCAGCTTTCTTCGGGACCTTCTTGCCCTTCTTGCGCGCCTTCGACAGGCCGATCGCGATCGCCTGCTTGCGGCTCTTCACGCGTCCGCCGCGGCCTTTGCGACCGCTCTTGGCGGTGCCCTTCTTGTAGCGCCGCATCTCGCTTTCGACCTCGCTGCCGGAGCTGGGTGAGTAGCGACGTTTCTTTGCCTTGCGTGCCATGCATGATTCTCCATTGGCTCAGGAAAACCATCCGGACCCACCATGGTTCCGAAACAGCAGGCCAAGGCCAAGTGTACGCCTAGCCAGGTGCACGCCTAGAAGGAGTTCGCCAGCTCGATCTCCGCTTCCAGCACCTGGATGCGCCGCGCGGCCTCGGTGAAGGACAGATCGCGCGCATATTGTGCGGGTTGATAGGCCTCTTCGCTCAACCGTTTCAGCCTCAGCCCCTGCGCCCGGGTCATCTGCTCGGCGAGAAAGATCCTGGCGTCGTATTTACCTTGAACCTGCATCCGGCGTCTCCGTCTTCAAATCCTGGCTTGACTATATGTTCTTATTTTGTTCTAACAAGCCATGGACAACAGAATTAATGAAATTCGACGTAAAATCAGCGCCTTGAGGCTGGAGATGGCCGATGTCGAGGCGTCCGTGCGGGATCGCATCAACGGGGATCGCGATTGCACCGAACAGGCGCTGGCGCAGCTGGAGCTGCGCCGACAGATCACCTTGCTGATCGCCGAATGGAAGGCGGCCGGCGGCGGCGATGTGCTGCCCGACGTCCACGACCGGGTGCGCCTGCGTCTCGTGAAGACAATCGGCAAGCCCGACCGCGCGGCCACCCGGCGCTGAAATCGTTGGGGGGCGACGCCTCACGCCGGTCTCAAGATTGCTTGTCCTCGGCGATGATGAACACGACGCCGGTGAGTGTCGCGCCGATCGCGAAGGTCGTCACCAATGTGAGGGCGAAGACGATCACGGTCTGGCTTCCGCCGTTGTTGAGCAGGCTGGCGACGGCCGGATTGCACAGGATCAGCGCGAGACTGAAGACGAGGCCGAGAGCGGCGCCCATCAATGCATGCGTCATCAGCTTGATGAGGCCGGTCGCAGAAATCAGGTCTGACGACTTTTTTGTGCGCATGGGAACTGCATCCCCATTTGGCATGCCAACGCGGGCGGCAAACCACTGTTCCTGAGGAATGAAGGAATTGTCATCGACCGCTTCATCCGACGTTCATGCTGGTCTTGCGAGGATGAGGCCCAGCAAAACGGGAACATCGATATGGGTAAGGTGGTCTTTCTCTATCGCTCGCTGGCCTATCGCAACGCGGCCGCGGACATCCTTCACAAGGCCCGCAAGCTGCCGCGCGGGGCGGAGCGAAGCGCGGCGCGCCGCTATGCCAGGGCATTGCGCGATCTCGCCCAGACGGAAGCCTGGCTCGAGGGGCGGGTTGCACGCGACCCGCGAATGGCGCGACGCATGACGAGCGCCGCGTTTGGCTGATGGTTTCCGCTCCGTCTGAAACGGAACGGACGCACTGGCTTATCGCCCTGACGTATCCACTCGATGCGAACCGGTCGCCATTCCGCTAACCGGATGCGCGCTGCAATTCGGCGGAGCCGGCGTCTTCGAACTTCCCGGATCGGGCCGTCGCCCCCGTCTTGCGGGTCAGCGGCACCTCCAGGCGGCACAACAGGCCCTCGGCGCGCCAATCGAACCGCGCTTGTCCACCGAGCTGGGACTCGACGCTCGCCAGCAGGCTCCGCGTGCCGAAGCCGCGCGATTTCGGAGGCATGACGAGTGGGCCGCCCGATTCCTCCCAGCTCAGCGTCAGCAATTGCTCCTCGACCTGCCAGCCGATTGTGAGCCGTCCCGATCTGGTCGAGAGGGCGCCGTACTTGGCCGAGTTGGTGAAGAGCTCGTGCAGAGCGAGCGCCAGCGTCTGGGCCGTGGTCGGCAGCAACTGGACCTCCGGACCTGCCAATACGATCTGGCCGCCGAGCGAGTAGGGCGCCAGCTCCTCGTCGATCAGCCTGGAGAGCTCGGCGCCCTGCCAGCTCGACAGCGACAGGATGGTGTGCACGCGCGCCAGCGCATTGATGCGGCCCTCGACGGCGCTGACATAGGCCTTGACCTCGTCGGCCCGGGTCAGACGCACGATCGACTGCGCCAGGGCCAGCGCGTTCTTGGCGCGATGATCGACTTCCCGCGCCAGCAGGTTCTGCCGTTCCTCGGCACGCTTGCGTTCGGTGATATCAACGGTGACGCCGCTGACGCGGACGACGCGACCGCTATCGTCCACCGTTGCCGCCGCCGTGCCGACGCACCAGCGCACCTCTCCGTCGGGCCGCATGATGCGGAACTCGGTCTCGTAGGCCCGCGTGCCCCTGTTGAACTCGGCGATCGCCTTGCGCAGCTGGTCGACGTCGTCGGGATGCAACAGCGCTTGAACGTTGGCGGGGTTGACCTCGAAGCTCTCGGGGCTGACGCCGAAGATGCGATACTGGCCTTCGTCCCACATCCAATCGCCGCTGATCCAGTCCCAATCCCAGGATCCCATCTTGCCGGCCGCGATCGCCATGCTGCGCCGTTGTTCGCTCTCGCGCAGCTTCGCCGTGGAGTTTTCCAGTTCCGCCGTGCGGGCGCGGACGCGATCCTCGAGCTCCTGGTTCAGTCGTTCGAGCTCGCGGGTCTTGCGGTAGAGTTCGGCAAACACCTTGATCTTGGCGCGCAGGACTTCCGGCACGACCGGGACCGGTACGTAGTCGACCGCGCCCATTTCGTAGCCGCGCAACCGGTCGATGTCGCTGACCTGGATGGCGGAGATGAAGATCATCGCGGTCTTCTGGAAGCGTGGATGCTCGCGGATCATCGCGGCGAGCTCGAAGCCGTCGAGTTCGGGCATGCAGACGTCGACGAGGATCACCGCGATCTCGGTCTTGAGCAGGACTTCCAGCGCCTCGCGCCCCGACGAGGCGATCACGAGGTTCTCGCCGAGATCCTTCAAGATCACCTCATAGGCGAGCAGCTTGGCGGGCTGGTCGTCGACGAGGAGGATATTGACCTTTTCGTGGTCCATACGCGCATCCAACTCAGCGGTGCAGCCACATGCGGATCGCAAGTAGCAATTGATCGGTGTTGACGGGTTTGGCGAGGTAGTCGGACGCGCCGGCCTCCAGGCACTTCTCGCGGTCACCCTTCATCGCCTTGGCGGTCAGCGCGATGATCGGAAGGCGGGCGAAAGCCGGATTTTCGCGAATGACGCCGATGGTCTGATAGCCATCCATCTGCGGCATCATGATGTCCATCAGCACGATGGCGATTTCCGGATTGGATTCGACCAGCGTCACAGCCTCGCTGCCGGTCGTGGCCGTCAGCACCTTCATGCCGCGCCGTTCCAGCACGCTCGACAGCGCGAAGATGTTGCGGGCGT contains:
- a CDS encoding FIST signal transduction protein, giving the protein MLYFGSREQLLDGERYRELRDLYPDSHIVGCSTGGQIHSDDICDDEVVAVALRFAHTQVRLVQDVVEARDASRTCGARLARQVLAADLAGLFVLSDGLAVNGGELLAGLTEVLGPDLPVTGGHAGDGARFEQTIVGADAEPSTNRVAAIAFYGAAFRFAHGCAGGWDVFGPRRKVTKALGSVVVELDGEPSLDLYARYLGEEEAEAMPGSGLAFPLRIHDEAEPNRQIVRSVFAVDRDARTLTFAADIPEGCTAQLMRANFDSLAAGAGEAGRQARSALSDGVDGDKLAILVSCTGRRRVMGQRTQDELDAVAAELGEDVVRIGFYSYGEFAPPAASGRCELHNQTMTVTVIGEAAA
- a CDS encoding bifunctional diguanylate cyclase/phosphodiesterase, with product MTTHRLLARQIRQATDESGQVDLTRLGELVSAAYEESDRDRRRTDRAIKLMIEELEQTHKRAEQDLLRAREFLDSIIENIPIAVFAKDAKDSRYILLNRAGEEYYGMPREEMLGKTPAEIFPENVARVVNEQDRRVVDSGTPMILEGHLLDVGVKGRDRLVNSRKLLIRDGGGAPQYLVGVIEDVTERITNEARISHLAHHDALTDLPNRSAFNAALGERLELAQEAATSFAVLSLDLDRFKEVNDVFGHPVGDMLMRAAADRLAAEADGAFVARIGGDEFMILMPDHVSREDVQALAERLVETIGKELEVDDYLLPVGLSVGIAFYPDDGVNAATLLANADSALHRAKREGRGRVRFFESEMDQELRDRRLLQHDLRQALEQNQFLVYFQPQARIDGEVIGFEALLRWNHPTRGFVPPDRFIPLAEENGLIVEIGEWVLREACREAASWPRPLQVAVNLSPVQFQAGDLERSIHQILLETGLTPTRLEVEITEGVLIGDFTGALHLLRRLKALGIRIAMDDFGTGYSSLSYLQSFPFDKIKIDRGFISDLDASPQSAEIVRAVLSLAHALNMPVIAEGVETEAQRAFLAREACEEMQGYLVGRPDLIERYLVLVGMTVERRHYA
- a CDS encoding universal stress protein — its product is MYKDILVHIPTERPMRAAIDGSVSLAAQFNAHLDAVAVGYVATSAAYVMEGGAAVAAVFELERERAVERAEAALSVFEIEAGNAGVSYACRPLGAIPADAAGAIGEMARLHDLSVVLQPDPAQGSFDNDVPSEILFQSGGPVLFLPYTFHGAFKAGRIGICWDGSRVAARAVHDAAPFLARADEIVIITINEQNAVSDEASASNLARHLGRRGLSTRTVGLSATRADIQPTILSLAADEGLDLLVMGGYGHSRLQERVLGGVTRAMLEAMTVPTLMSH
- a CDS encoding Do family serine endopeptidase translates to MNDRANSDTPTSRKILRPRRLALLGTVAALGVAVLAASPGASKFGPISFVAPAQAAETAATPPGFGDLVSKVKPAVISVRVRIDQDNDKSAMLQQNRMDSDGETPFDQFSRQFGFRFPGEPNGMPRQRHQMITGEGSGFFISADGYAVTNNHVVDHAASVQVTMDDGTSYTAKVVGTDPKTDLALIKVDGKRDFPFVTFSDQKPRIGDWVVAVGNPFGLGGTVTAGIVSASGRDIGNGPYDDFIQIDAPINKGNSGGPAFDMNGNVIGVNTAIFSPSGGSVGIGFDIPASTAKLVVAQLKDKGAVTRGWLGVQVQPVTADIADSLGLKEARGAIVDNPQDGSPAAKAGIAAGDVITAVNGTAIKDSRDLARTIATLAPGSSVKLDVFHNGTTKTLTLALGELPNERQAKANGGADQGREQPSAGTPRLGLGLAPAAEVQGAGQKGVVVTEVDPQGPAAQRGIQTGDVILNVGGKAVANVGDVRSELAEAKSSGKRSVLLQVRSAEATRFVAVPLA
- a CDS encoding DUF6496 domain-containing protein; translated protein: MARKAKKRRYSPSSGSEVESEMRRYKKGTAKSGRKGRGGRVKSRKQAIAIGLSKARKKGKKVPKKAAKKTSSKKRTTKKTAKKTSKKSSKKSSKRKSSKR
- a CDS encoding DUF3072 domain-containing protein — encoded protein: MQVQGKYDARIFLAEQMTRAQGLRLKRLSEEAYQPAQYARDLSFTEAARRIQVLEAEIELANSF
- a CDS encoding HWE histidine kinase domain-containing protein, with the translated sequence MDHEKVNILLVDDQPAKLLAYEVILKDLGENLVIASSGREALEVLLKTEIAVILVDVCMPELDGFELAAMIREHPRFQKTAMIFISAIQVSDIDRLRGYEMGAVDYVPVPVVPEVLRAKIKVFAELYRKTRELERLNQELEDRVRARTAELENSTAKLRESEQRRSMAIAAGKMGSWDWDWISGDWMWDEGQYRIFGVSPESFEVNPANVQALLHPDDVDQLRKAIAEFNRGTRAYETEFRIMRPDGEVRWCVGTAAATVDDSGRVVRVSGVTVDITERKRAEERQNLLAREVDHRAKNALALAQSIVRLTRADEVKAYVSAVEGRINALARVHTILSLSSWQGAELSRLIDEELAPYSLGGQIVLAGPEVQLLPTTAQTLALALHELFTNSAKYGALSTRSGRLTIGWQVEEQLLTLSWEESGGPLVMPPKSRGFGTRSLLASVESQLGGQARFDWRAEGLLCRLEVPLTRKTGATARSGKFEDAGSAELQRASG